One genomic window of bacterium includes the following:
- a CDS encoding ATP-binding cassette domain-containing protein, with amino-acid sequence MLTLSNISKGYAGKQLFQDASLVLNRGECLGLIGRNGHGKSTLLRLICGKEDLDQGQISVEKGCRIGILEQYFQFTGETTLAEAEKALPLLDGAYRETFKAEQVLEGLGFSEERRQQAPETLSGGYQIRLNLAKLLLSEPDILLLDEPTNYLDIVSVKWLETFLKEWKGGSIVISHNRSFIDSISSHIALIYRMGIRKLSGTTEKIYGRIAEEEEIHEKTRLHQAKERERQEEFIRKYRSKARQASRVQSRVKALERTEVIEKLETEKDLAFQFSYEAFSPKWILHAKELCFGYEEFPLFQDLSFSLGANDRIGIIGANGKGKSTLLSLLYGALTPRSGSTEIHSLATVGYLGQSNIERLHPDKTVEELILEKESNHNRTRARTIAGCMLFSGDTAEKQSKVLSGGEKTRVHLGRIIAQPTNLLFLDEPTNHLDYYASQALLNALEDYVGAVVLVTHDEEFLRKIANRLIIFQQGGATLFEGGYTDFLHRGGWEEQRNTSLESASMKSSTIQSSTLNKKELRKQRSEILKEKGSVLKPLKSEMKKTEQTIEAHEQAISEEEQELIEITVNGFNDRAAKLSRSIASRRQQIEELFEALEQLESEIVEHEATFEEKLKAFN; translated from the coding sequence ATGCTGACCCTTTCCAATATCTCTAAGGGTTATGCTGGAAAACAGCTTTTCCAAGACGCAAGCCTCGTCCTCAATAGAGGAGAGTGCTTGGGGCTCATTGGAAGGAATGGTCATGGAAAGTCCACGTTACTGAGACTCATTTGTGGGAAAGAAGACCTCGATCAAGGACAAATCAGCGTCGAAAAGGGGTGTCGGATTGGTATTCTCGAACAATACTTCCAGTTTACTGGAGAGACAACTTTAGCAGAGGCAGAAAAAGCTCTGCCCTTACTTGATGGGGCATATCGCGAAACCTTCAAGGCAGAGCAAGTTCTTGAAGGGCTTGGTTTCTCAGAAGAGCGAAGGCAACAAGCTCCAGAAACTCTTTCTGGGGGATATCAGATTCGACTCAACCTCGCAAAACTTCTCCTCTCAGAGCCAGATATTCTTTTACTCGATGAGCCGACCAATTATCTCGATATTGTTTCAGTAAAATGGCTAGAGACATTCTTAAAAGAGTGGAAGGGAGGATCAATCGTTATATCCCATAATCGGTCATTTATCGACTCGATCTCCTCCCATATCGCTCTCATCTATCGGATGGGGATACGAAAGCTGTCAGGTACCACCGAAAAGATCTATGGACGAATTGCTGAAGAGGAAGAGATCCACGAAAAGACGCGCCTGCATCAAGCAAAAGAGAGAGAACGCCAAGAAGAGTTTATCAGAAAGTACCGATCAAAAGCTCGTCAGGCCTCACGGGTTCAAAGCAGAGTCAAAGCGCTTGAACGGACAGAAGTTATAGAAAAATTAGAAACCGAGAAAGACCTTGCATTTCAATTTTCTTATGAGGCATTTTCGCCCAAATGGATCTTGCACGCGAAGGAACTCTGCTTTGGATATGAAGAGTTTCCCCTTTTCCAGGATTTATCATTCTCGCTTGGGGCGAATGACCGAATTGGAATAATCGGAGCGAACGGAAAGGGAAAATCTACTCTGCTCTCTCTCCTCTATGGGGCACTGACTCCCAGAAGTGGAAGTACTGAGATTCATTCTCTCGCAACAGTAGGCTATCTTGGGCAAAGCAATATCGAACGACTCCATCCAGATAAAACAGTTGAAGAATTGATTCTTGAAAAAGAGAGTAACCACAATCGCACCAGAGCACGTACAATTGCTGGATGTATGCTCTTCTCAGGAGACACCGCAGAGAAGCAGTCTAAGGTCCTCTCAGGAGGCGAAAAGACTCGTGTTCACCTCGGTCGGATCATCGCTCAACCTACCAATCTCTTATTTCTTGATGAACCGACCAATCACCTTGACTACTATGCCTCTCAAGCGCTCTTGAATGCTCTGGAAGATTACGTGGGTGCTGTTGTACTCGTAACTCATGATGAAGAATTTCTCAGAAAAATCGCGAATCGTCTGATCATTTTTCAACAGGGTGGAGCCACTCTTTTTGAGGGTGGATATACTGACTTCCTTCATCGTGGTGGATGGGAAGAACAAAGAAATACTAGCTTGGAATCTGCTTCCATGAAATCTTCTACGATTCAGAGCAGCACCCTAAACAAGAAAGAACTGCGAAAGCAACGCTCCGAAATCCTGAAGGAAAAAGGGAGCGTCTTAAAACCCTTAAAGAGTGAGATGAAGAAGACTGAGCAAACAATAGAAGCTCATGAACAAGCAATTTCTGAGGAAGAACAAGAGCTCATAGAAATTACAGTGAACGGCTTTAATGATCGTGCTGCGAAACTTAGTCGAAGCATCGCCTCTCGTAGACAACAGATCGAAGAACTCTTTGAAGCTTTAGAACAACTTGAAAGCGAAATAGTTGAACACG